One part of the Amaranthus tricolor cultivar Red isolate AtriRed21 chromosome 16, ASM2621246v1, whole genome shotgun sequence genome encodes these proteins:
- the LOC130802897 gene encoding probable mitochondrial-processing peptidase subunit beta, mitochondrial isoform X2 — MALNRLFSRCRRSPALQSRRRFSSAAVATTSPSPAPSPPPSSGPNAMIYDNLAESVKSKLKRLENPNPKYLTHNSPHPTIADHTSILSSPATKITTLPNGLRVATESQLASRTATVGVWIDAGSRFESDETNGTAHFLEHMIFKGTERRSARQLEEEIENMGGHLNAYTSREQTTYFAKVMDSDVPKALDVLSDILQNSTFEEARINRERDVILREMEEVEGQTEEVIFDHLHATAFQYTPLGRTILGSAENVRTITKSHLQNYIATHYTAPRMVIAASGAVKHEDVVEQVKKYFTKLSTDPTTAGQLVAKEPATFTGSEVRMIDDDIPLAQFAVAFNGASYTDPDSIALMVIQSMLGSWNKNAGGGKHMGSELAQRVGINEIAESMMAFNTNYKDTGLFGVYAVAKPDGLDDLAWAIMHEVSKLCYRVSEADVTRACNQLKSSLLLHIDGTSPIAEDIGRQKIS, encoded by the exons ATGGCTCTCAACCGCCTCTTCTCTCGATGTCGGAGATCTCCCGCTCTCCAATCCCGCCGCCGTTTCTCTTCTGCCGCCGTGGCAACCACTTCCCCTTCTCCCGCCCCATCCCCACCACCATCCTCCGGTCCCAATGCCATGATCTACGATAATCTCGCTGAATCCGTCAAATCCAAGCTCAAACGCCTTgaaaaccctaaccctaaataCCTAACTCACAACTCTCCTCATCCTACCATTGCAGATCACACCTCTATCCTCTCTTCTCCAGCTACCAAAATCACTACCCTACCTAACGGTCTTCGGGTTGCCACCGAATCACAGTTGGCTTCTCGTACTGCTACTGTTGGGGTTTGGATTGATGCTGGGTCTCGATTTGAAAGTGACGAGACTAATGGTACTGCTCATTTCTTGGAGCATATGATATTTAAGGGTACTGAAAGAAGATCTGCTAGACAACTTGAGGAAGAGATTGAGAATATGGGTGGTCATTTGAATGCTTATACTTCTAGAGAACAGACTACTTATTTTGCTAAGGTTATGGATTCTGATGTTCCTAAGGCGTTGGATGTTTTGTCTGATATCTTGCAGAATTCTACCTTTGAGGAGGCTAGAATTAATCGTGAACGTGATGTTATATTGCGTGAAATGGAAGAG GTTGAAGGTCAGACCGAAGAAGTGATCTTTGATCATCTACATGCTACGGCTTTCCAGTATACACCTTTGGGTAGGACCATTCTTGGATCAGCTGAAAATGTTAGAACAATCACAAAATCTCATCTTCAGAATTATATAGCCACACACTACACAGCTCCAAGAATG GTCATTGCTGCTTCTGGGGCTGTTAAACATGAGGATGTTGTTGAAcaagttaaaaaatattttaccaaGCTGTCAACTGATCCTACCACTGCTGGTCAATTAGTGGCAAAGGAGCCGGCCACCTTCACTGGTTCTGAG GTCAGAATGATTGACGATGATATTCCACTGGCTCAATTTGCTGTTGCCTTCAATGGAGCATCATACACAGATCCAGATTCAATTGCTTTGATGGTTATCCAGTCAATGTTGGGTTCTTGGAACAAAAATGCTGGTGGTGGGAAGCACATGGG ATCTGAGCTTGCACAAAGGGTTGGGATTAATGAAATTGCTGAAAGCATGATGGCATTTAACACTAACTACAAGGATACCGGTTTATTTGGTGTTTATGCTGTTGCTAAG CCTGATGGTTTGGATGATTTGGCATGGGCAATTATGCATGAAGTTAGCAAGTTGTGTTATCGTGTTTCGGAAGCTGATGTAACTCGTGCCTGTAATCAG TTGAAGTCATCACTGCTGCTACACATTGATGGAACAAGCCCAATTGCTGAGGATATTGGCCGCCAG AAAATTTCTTGA
- the LOC130802897 gene encoding probable mitochondrial-processing peptidase subunit beta, mitochondrial isoform X1, which produces MALNRLFSRCRRSPALQSRRRFSSAAVATTSPSPAPSPPPSSGPNAMIYDNLAESVKSKLKRLENPNPKYLTHNSPHPTIADHTSILSSPATKITTLPNGLRVATESQLASRTATVGVWIDAGSRFESDETNGTAHFLEHMIFKGTERRSARQLEEEIENMGGHLNAYTSREQTTYFAKVMDSDVPKALDVLSDILQNSTFEEARINRERDVILREMEEVEGQTEEVIFDHLHATAFQYTPLGRTILGSAENVRTITKSHLQNYIATHYTAPRMVIAASGAVKHEDVVEQVKKYFTKLSTDPTTAGQLVAKEPATFTGSEVRMIDDDIPLAQFAVAFNGASYTDPDSIALMVIQSMLGSWNKNAGGGKHMGSELAQRVGINEIAESMMAFNTNYKDTGLFGVYAVAKPDGLDDLAWAIMHEVSKLCYRVSEADVTRACNQLKSSLLLHIDGTSPIAEDIGRQLLTYGRRIPFAELFARIDAVDVSTVKRVANRFIYDRDVAIAAMGPLKKLPDYNWFRRRTYWNRY; this is translated from the exons ATGGCTCTCAACCGCCTCTTCTCTCGATGTCGGAGATCTCCCGCTCTCCAATCCCGCCGCCGTTTCTCTTCTGCCGCCGTGGCAACCACTTCCCCTTCTCCCGCCCCATCCCCACCACCATCCTCCGGTCCCAATGCCATGATCTACGATAATCTCGCTGAATCCGTCAAATCCAAGCTCAAACGCCTTgaaaaccctaaccctaaataCCTAACTCACAACTCTCCTCATCCTACCATTGCAGATCACACCTCTATCCTCTCTTCTCCAGCTACCAAAATCACTACCCTACCTAACGGTCTTCGGGTTGCCACCGAATCACAGTTGGCTTCTCGTACTGCTACTGTTGGGGTTTGGATTGATGCTGGGTCTCGATTTGAAAGTGACGAGACTAATGGTACTGCTCATTTCTTGGAGCATATGATATTTAAGGGTACTGAAAGAAGATCTGCTAGACAACTTGAGGAAGAGATTGAGAATATGGGTGGTCATTTGAATGCTTATACTTCTAGAGAACAGACTACTTATTTTGCTAAGGTTATGGATTCTGATGTTCCTAAGGCGTTGGATGTTTTGTCTGATATCTTGCAGAATTCTACCTTTGAGGAGGCTAGAATTAATCGTGAACGTGATGTTATATTGCGTGAAATGGAAGAG GTTGAAGGTCAGACCGAAGAAGTGATCTTTGATCATCTACATGCTACGGCTTTCCAGTATACACCTTTGGGTAGGACCATTCTTGGATCAGCTGAAAATGTTAGAACAATCACAAAATCTCATCTTCAGAATTATATAGCCACACACTACACAGCTCCAAGAATG GTCATTGCTGCTTCTGGGGCTGTTAAACATGAGGATGTTGTTGAAcaagttaaaaaatattttaccaaGCTGTCAACTGATCCTACCACTGCTGGTCAATTAGTGGCAAAGGAGCCGGCCACCTTCACTGGTTCTGAG GTCAGAATGATTGACGATGATATTCCACTGGCTCAATTTGCTGTTGCCTTCAATGGAGCATCATACACAGATCCAGATTCAATTGCTTTGATGGTTATCCAGTCAATGTTGGGTTCTTGGAACAAAAATGCTGGTGGTGGGAAGCACATGGG ATCTGAGCTTGCACAAAGGGTTGGGATTAATGAAATTGCTGAAAGCATGATGGCATTTAACACTAACTACAAGGATACCGGTTTATTTGGTGTTTATGCTGTTGCTAAG CCTGATGGTTTGGATGATTTGGCATGGGCAATTATGCATGAAGTTAGCAAGTTGTGTTATCGTGTTTCGGAAGCTGATGTAACTCGTGCCTGTAATCAG TTGAAGTCATCACTGCTGCTACACATTGATGGAACAAGCCCAATTGCTGAGGATATTGGCCGCCAG TTACTCACTTATGGCCGGAGGATCCCATTTGCGGAGTTGTTTGCGAGGATTGATGCTGTAGATGTGAGCACTGTGAAACGTGTTGCTAATCGCTTTATTTATGACAGG GATGTTGCTATTGCCGCCATGGGTCCTCTCAAGAAGTTGCCTGACTACAATTGGTTCAGACGCAGGACATACTGGAACCGTTATTAG
- the LOC130802517 gene encoding uncharacterized protein LOC130802517 — translation MGKPMLGTINELATKYKVCRKTIMRLWIEVQKQKENINTTINLNNKRVGRQAPNKIEFDEDKFKSIEFELKGTQHLVPKQMVVSQSIVSRWKKDKIGIWPFITQEPAKRSSKNRNEGGDNAKPHIAHNDNEFMEEALKDDFFIQLVQQPPNSPDMNVLDLGFFRSIQALQYQKATYNVPQLLSAVNNAFDNLSPQCLRFVFITLQACMIETMKRQEVTSKTTSPSQQAKTMNNRTTSKKTSPSQQAKKMNNRTTSKTTSPSQQAKTLNNITNNKIEAQQQNRTGCTNINNNLSQHNFGKNRTGSTNMNNNLSQYNFGKHKTGSTNPTQQLEQQERTPTTYHVKLNNHAFFGQFLSS, via the exons ATGGGAAAACCGATGCTAGGTACAATTAATGAACTTGCAACAAAGTACAAAGTGTGTAGAAAAACAATCATGAGATTATGGATAGAAGTTCAAAAGCAAAAGGAAAACATCAACACAACGATCAACCTCAACAACAAGAGGGTTGGGAGACAAGCACCCaacaaaattgaatttgatgagGATAAGTTCAAGTCCATCGAATTTGAACTAAAAGGCACTCAACATTTAGTGCCAAAGCAAATGGTAGTATCACAATCAATAGTGTCTAGGTGGAAGAAGGACAAA ATAGGGATATGGCCTTTTATTACTCAAGAGCCTGCGAAAAGGAGCTCAAAGAACAGAAATGAGGGTGGG GATAATGCAAAGCCGCACATAGCACACAATGACAATGAGTTTATGGAGGAGGCACTGAAAGATGATTTTTTTATACAACTTGTACAACAACCACCAAATTCTCCTGACATGAATGTACTAGACCTAGGTTTTTTTAGGTCAATTCAGGCTTTGCAATATCAAAAAGCAACCTACAATGTACCACAATTACTAAGTGCTGTGAATAATGCATTTGACAATTTAAGTCCACAATGTTTAAGATTTGTTTTCATAACACTACAAGCATGCATGATTGAGACCATGAAAAGGCAAGAG GTTACCAGCAAGACAACATCACCATCACAGCAAGccaaaacaatgaacaatagaACCACCAGCAAGAAAACATCACCATCACAGCAAgccaaaaaaatgaacaatagaACAACCAGCAAGACAACATCACCATCACAGCAAGCCAAAACACTGAACAACATAACCAACAACAAGATTGAGGCACAACAGCAA AACAGAACAGGTTGCACAAACATCAACAACAACCTCAGTCAACATAATTTTGGGAAGAATAGAACAGGAAGCACAAACATGAACAACAACCTCAGTCAATATAATTTTGGAAAGCACAAAACAGGAAGCACAAACCCAACACAACAGCTTGAACAACAAGAACGAACACCAACCACTTACCATGTGAAGCTTAACAATCATGCATTTTTTGGACAATTTTTGAGTTCTTGA